TAAGAGATTTTGGTTAACATTTTGGCATCAAATTTCTTAATTCTTGTGTTTTGTGGGGCAGTTGGAAGCTGATTTCCCCTCCCACAATTTCTTACTTCTGGATACTTCGGCATGCTCTGTGATGTAATTTGATATATCGGTGACTTATTTAAATTTTTACCAACTTAAGATCAGTTAAAATCTATATACTCCATAAatgcttttctttctttgattGCCAAGTATTCCTTTCCCTTCTATTTCATTTACTCATGTGAACGTAGAAGGCTTTGTTCTCATAGCATCAAATTtgcaaatatttttgttaatagcCAAGATGTGGGCCTGAAAAAATTTCAGGCTGCTCTGGTTATTTAATGATTTCAAATCATTTTCCTGACCAAACCGGATGAATTTATGCTTTTCACccacttcatctttaacttttggACTTTTCACTTTGCACTACTGAGGTTATTCCATTATTTAGTAGCGTTACTTTGACTTGGGCTCGGTCCTTTTCAGAATTAGGTTAGTGAAAGCTATGATATCACTCTCAGAATTGTTTGAACAAGATATTCAAATGCTTTggaactaaaaagaaaaaaatcaaatgtgCATGAAACTTAATTCGCCTTGGGTATATGATTCACTTCATAAATATTATGGCTAAGAAATAAGATTGGGGAGGAATGTGCCTTTTTCAAGCCTGTGCCCTGTTGTGGTAGACTCTCCTAGGCTTAACATTTTCAAAAACAAATTAATGATTGATGTTTTTTCACGGGACTATTGGGACCATTCTTCCTGAAAAAAAGATTGTGAAAACCATCAGGAATGATCTCTGTGTGGTATGTAGTAAACTGGAGCCTTGCAAATCTTttgataaaatgtcatttgaacattAGTTTGGCTTGTCAGTTTTTACTTTTTAACAGGTTGTCACTAGGTGGGACAGTTTGCTGTCTCTCATACTTGACAAAGTGTTTGAGTTCAATAAATGATTAACATCAGGTTTTATACAGTTGTAGTTACATGAGTAGAATGTGGTCACTCATTTGCTGGTCTATCTGCTGATGTGAGGAACTTGGTGATGACCTAAGAATGAATGCCTGGGACATGCAAGATAGTGAATTTATATTCGTGAACCCAATTTGTGTTGGGACTGGTAACAGAGATCGTATTGATCTTAGCAATTACTATTCATGATGACGAGAGCTAAAGTAGTTTATATGGTGTTTagtagaaatatatttttttataaatagagaACGTTTTGAAGGTTGATGGTGAATAGTAGTTGGTGAGATGGAAAGTTTTGGCATCCTCATCGTTTTCCACATTTCGCATGTATAGAAGTTTTGCTCTGGAAAATGACTATTTTTTATGCCATAGCCTGATGTTCCTATTTTCATGAGCACAGATAACAGACCATCTCTGACCACCCCTTTGTGGTAAAAGTGTTAGTGAATTTCACATGTGCTTCCATGCATACATGCACACATTACACATGGAAACGTAAGCCTAGTGCACTTCTATCTAATTGTTGGAGTTAAAGGTGAACTATCCTATTTCATTTTTCTACAGGGAAGCCACCAAAACCCCTACCAGATCTTCTCCGTGAATACGGGCTACCACAAGGCCTTTTCCCAAGGAACATAATATGCTATGAGTTTGATGAATCAAAATCAAAGTTAATTGTTCACCTGCCTTCCCCCTGTGAGGTCAGCTTCAAAGATTCCTCTGTGCTAAGGTATGCCACTCGTGTCAAAGCGGTCTTGACAAGAGGGAAGCTATCTGGGATCGAAGGAATGAAGACCAAGGTCCTGGTTTGGGTTAAAGTTACCCATGTGGGTGTTGAGAGCTACAAATCTGACAAGGTCTGCTTCACAGCTGGTGTGAAAAAATTGAGGCCTAAGGATGCTTATGAGATGCCTCGTGATTCAATCAAAGTAGAAGAGTTTTAAGGTGATGGCACCAATTCTCTGTTTTTACTGTGGTGTATCCTGTTTGTGATCATTTTAAAAATCAGAAAGGCTACTGTGTATCTCAGTGCAGTTGCAATGACCTTATTGATGGATGGATATTAATGTAAGAGAAGTAGAGTTCtgttctctttatttttctttcaatgatGTTTTAGATATTTGTGCATTGATTCATTTTCCCTCTTTCTCCCCTCAGCTATGTAATCTTGCTTGCATtatgatctttctttctttctctttgtgcATATGCTTATATTGCTTTTGCTTAAATGTAgtgaatttgagttcaaattttaatatatattctaATCCAAGGCTTAGGATATACAACATGTAAATAGGCCTCTGTGCTGCAGTTAGAAGGCCAAGTTCAAGATGTTGAATAAAATTTCTGCTAGGAAATGCAATGTGGATTAAAAATTCTAACTCTTGTTCACAGACTCCAAGGTTATATATGCATAGAAACATGTACAATTATATTGTTACTAGTGAATTTTTGGCATGGCATGATAAAGCAAGTCAGCTTAGTTCGTGTTTGTTACTCTTTAAAGAAGTGCTTTTGCGACTTTTAAAGCAAAATAGCGCTTCCCAGAAAAATAAGTATTTAGTAACATGACCTAGAAAGTGCTTTTACAAGGAAAAAAGTCAGAAAATGCTTTTAGGAGAATCTAGAAAACCTAGCTTCTAGCTTATCTTTTCTCTTTCAATAAAACAGAAGCAACACTTCATGATTGTTGAATCTTAGGAGAGCTTGTGCAGTCCCCAAGACTCTTAAGCACTGAGAGCTTGTGCAGTATCAAGACTCTTGAGCACTGTGAGAAATGAAATACAAAGCAGGTTTTATCACAACATACTAGATGATAATGAAGTTGTTTACTTGAAAGTGACAAATGTATGTTGACTGGGTGTATTTCTCCTCATCAATTTGGTCAATTCATGTGGATACATATCAATTTCATAATTAATCAGTCTGAAGTAAGCAGGCATTATAGAATAAGATTGCCTCAATTTACATGACTTGAAAATTTGCAGAAAATTTGCAGTGAAAATGTAGGTaataaaaatcaacaaaaataaaagaatatttgATTGTGGAAAATATGTAATATTAACAAATAGTAACCTTGACAGCAGGTGAGATTTTCACTCCAAACTCCAAAGAATAAGAGGTGATAGGGGACTCATGTGAACTGCACTAACTGGCTAGCATGCATCTCATCTTGTCAACTACACATTACATAACTATAGACATATATTCTTATGTATCATTTTTCATCGTGGATCCTGTGGCATTTGCACGCATGTTGTTTGTTGCTCATGCATGTACACATGGCAAAAACACCTTCAGCCTGCATAATTTCAGGAAGATGGATGGTGGATCTCACTAGATAACCAAAAGTACCTTATTATGAGTGATGTATTAGGATATCTGACTGATGCTTTTGTGAGAGACAAACTGAAAGAAATCCAGGGGAAAAGAATAAAAGGTCAGCTGAAACCCTCAAGAATGCAGCTCTTCTATTCCAACTCTCGTTaactctatttttatttttctccctcATCAATCAACTCTATAATGCTGTGTTTAGTTGGGGTTATGAAAAGGTGGATGGATGTGATTGAAATGATGGATGATCTCCATCCATCGTTTAATTCAAAAAGTTACAGGAAGGATAGATAAAAAAAATGGATTGTCAATCCATCCTGATCCACCATTTTGTATCCTCCCAAATTGAGAGAATGAAAGATGGATAGGATGAACTTTAATTTTGACAAAATTatccttcattaatttttttgattaaaatataatattattttttattaatattatttttatatatttttatatatactattaattatatactattaaattttattagttattattttaattttaatatataattttcataattataattaaataattagattatcttttatttttctatttatatttattattttttaattaactatttatataatattaattaactatttaaattaaattataaattagtttattatttatataattaatttattaataatcaatttatgaaatcatgtattaaattaaatatttatataatttttaatataattatggattataaagattataagtttataaatTGTTTACTTCTTtggtataaataagtattataaattgataataataatatttttatcaaaagataatTTTGTAAAATGACATTCATCCTTCCTCTTATTTCTCCTATATCAAATAGAAGTGGAAATCATTTCTATCCATGCTCTTATGCTTTACCAAACATATGAGAGGATGGATAAAAAATCCATCAATTGTTCCTCCTTCATCCATCCTTCTTTCAATTTATCTTTCGTACTAAATAGGAGATTAGATTTTTCCATCCTTCTCAACTCTATTAGAAGAGGCAAAATCATGATAGCATGCATTAACTCTTCTTGTGAACCTACTACTACATGTACCACAAAGGCTCGGATTGGAGCCAATAGCGTTGAGCCAGTGTTGAGCTAAAATCCAACCCAATATATTTCACTTAAGTATTTCTTTAATAAAATTGCATAAGTATATACACAATTCCAAGTGAAATGCCAACTAATATAATACTAACATATAAACAATATCCAAGACTACTTCCGAATCTTAAATTATCTCTACAACATAGCTTATACTGACTAATCCAGTCTTACACCAATCTGgtcagatctaaatttaattcaaGAAGAGGCTTGGTTGGGTGATTGAGCCAAGGTCCGAACACATGGATGTTGGCTTAGATTACAAATGAAAGATATAAAAAatgtaaattttatatatatatataaaacaaagATATAAAGATTGAGTTGGGTAAAATCAATCGTGAACACAATATAACCTCTCTAGTTTGCAGCCCTACTCTAATTAATtgctcttaatatttttttatgtccAAACAATATTTTAGAATAGACCAGTATTAGaagacatatcaaaaaaaaaaaaaaaaaaaaaaaaaatgataacacTTATCAATTAATGTTAATAAATAGTTTGCAAAATACCTAATTCCCTATGTTTtacaaattaataaaattatagcaTCTCAATCAGCCCAAATAAAATGATAGAAATGGAAatgcaattttttaaaaaattaaatttcttaccaaaaaaattaaattaaaaaattatggcTGACTATCATATTCAGATGTCAAACAAAATGACATGGCAGTTATCAATTGGAGGGATTTAATGGACCGCAAACCATGCAACCAGTGTGAACAAGCTAAGTACAACATAGACCTCCTACCAAAAACATAATGACTTCTAAAATGATCATTTATAGTCATTATATAGATatctatgaaaaaaatatgaaattacttgAACCACTAAAGTTAAATTTCTAAAAATTATATGCTTGCAAATAAAGTGAAAGATATCAAGTAATAGTCATATTTAGtatataatttataatgtaaCGATAGTCAGAAAGGAATTATTAGTGAAAATACGTTAACATGTATATCTGCCCTAAAGGAAGGTCTTTTGAAGCCAACACAATGGTTGGTACATTTAAAGCTTTCCTACCACCACCTGCATTATTTGGATTCTATATAAAACACGGTACACCATCCCGTATGGATCGCAAATTACATAATTACTATTTATAGCTGTGTGAATTTTGACCGAGAGAGAGGAGCCTCCGGAAACTGACAAGGAAAGAATCCATTTTTAAAATGGGAGATAAAGTATAATAATAATTACAGTCTTTTTTGGACATATTTTTTCGGTTTTTATCCCATCCATTTCTAGTTATAAGGTTGCTCATCCAAGGCAAGCATTTGAATCACGGGATGCAAAAGCATACACTCGAGCTTTGTAGAGAAAAATTCAGCATCTTGCACCTACTCAATTTACGAATCAATAAGTTCTGTCAATAAATATATAAGAGTTAATTATTGATTCCCCTGTAAACCATTATTTTTGTGGGGGGGATGATCGCAAAAGTTAAGAGCAAATCAACAGAACTTACAAAGGCACTTTGAAAATTCATTTTGGATGAAGCAATCAGAGTCATGAAACAACTCACAAGCCTTATGGTAGGACAGGATATTTTATATCTACCACCATATGGAAGATTGAGTTGTAGGGAAATTTTATAACATGTAACATCTCAATAATATTGATCTGGGATAATATTGGGAGTCCATGCAGAACAAAAACTCCTAGTTGAAGTCATCGCTTGTGATATTTGGACTCCAAGCGACAAATCAAAGGAGGGTGCTATTGATACAACCAGTCTGATTTACATTTTCAATTTTTAACAAGAGAGATCCTTTAAATGTAGGGGCCTCATAAGAATAAAATGGCATTTGGTATGAGATGATAATGCTAAGGTCAATAGTGATGTAGGTGGAGATGACAAGATTACCGTATTTAGTTGCCCTTTATTAGTCTTATATAGCAATATTCTCAAATCACCACTATCCGTAAAATCACCGTCCAACCTGATGATATTAAATCTATTTTTGAGGAAAGATTTTTAAGATTACTTCAGGATAGTGATTTTAGATTGAAATTTAGaaacaaaaatatccttttgtcttaggtgaaaacttattttcaaaaatatcaatCTCTAGAAAAACTTCTTTTTATTGGAAAGGATTTGATAATCCtataaaaaaatttctcttagTTGGGAAGGTTTGATAATCTTTTAAAGTTACTCCAATgggttttgattatttttatcttGTTGAATTGTTCTTAAATGACATATTTTGATAATTTGATTTCTATCCATACGTATGTTTCTCCAAGTTATTTGAAAATTCTATTTAATAGTTGTAAATATATGGAACATATTGGAGGTAGTTTTGATATTATATGGTTGGTGATCTTGAATTTCTATGGcatatcaaaataattaatcATAGATATTTATGGATCTTTAATTACTAAAATATAGCAAACTAAACATGATAATCTTAGATCATTGGGAACCAAATCATCCtaggatgaggatccaatcaccgtAGTAATAGAAGTTAGTACACTAAACTCCACCTAAGTGTATGTGAGAGTTAAAAAGTAAAGATTAAAAAACTAAGAGATTTTTATAGGATGTTAGGATATTCATTTAGTTTCATTTTCACTAATGCTATTATCCCATTTACTTGCAGGCTTCCATGGCATCCTACTACAGGAGGTGAGACTATAGAATGTGTGAATTATTGGATTCCCTTGCCAAATCTTTGTGCTATTTGTATGGTAGAGATTTCAAAAGATAATAATCATTGAAATTGTTAATCCTTGAGAATTGCATCGAGCTCCTGatcaaaaaagtaaaaaaaaaaaaattgcaacgaACTCTTTTGACCGTGATGGAGGGCATGATATGTAGGAAAATTTGAGGAATGGCATTACAATGATTTTTTcacttaattatttaatttaattttttttcttccaatgAAAAAATAGTAAACAatacattttttatttaattaattatttaagctaactaatttaaataataataattaattatatactTTAAACTTTAGAAGATAAGAACATTATTTATGACTACGTAATTTGAGGCAATTCCTAATTAGGAACCCAAGCTAGGGCTGAAATCAAATCAAGAACAAATCAAATACtagtatatccatatctatatcttttttaaaaaaaattatagagatgtCTCTTCAAGTTTGGCCCATTTATGATTAGACCCTAAAAGCTTAAAAAATGTCAAGTAACTACCAAAActttaaatttattacaatatagTCTAACCGTCTATTTGAATTCTAGCACTGA
This genomic window from Elaeis guineensis isolate ETL-2024a chromosome 13, EG11, whole genome shotgun sequence contains:
- the LOC105056015 gene encoding uncharacterized protein At5g01610, whose amino-acid sequence is MEKALTKVGSLKVGSIWISKKAKEEISSIGDDLSRFSNTVEEKAKWIFEKLKGKPPKPLPDLLREYGLPQGLFPRNIICYEFDESKSKLIVHLPSPCEVSFKDSSVLRYATRVKAVLTRGKLSGIEGMKTKVLVWVKVTHVGVESYKSDKVCFTAGVKKLRPKDAYEMPRDSIKVEEF